The following is a genomic window from Neodiprion lecontei isolate iyNeoLeco1 chromosome 4, iyNeoLeco1.1, whole genome shotgun sequence.
ACCCTTAAGTATATGCGGATTGCATTGAAAATTGCTCTACATTTCATGACAAGAAACATTTGGAATTGGGATTGACTTACAGTACAAAGACTTTACTTTCGACGCTCAGACTTTGATAGCTGCGCGCATTAATAGCGGTAAAGTTTGTAAAACTAATTGCACCGCGTAAATTCAGAACAAACGAATGACCTGCTCGGTTATTTCTTGAATACTTCTGGAATGTGGATCGAAATTTTAAACACGAGTTATGGTAGCCCTTGTGTAGAATTGGTTTGAGCTACGACAAAGACTATAATGTAACGTCCTGAGAGTCGTTTATTTCCGATCGGTAAGAAATTGACTGGGTTCGGCTTCGCTTTTACATTCGATGACAACCGGGAGTTAAAATAAGGGTTAAGTACAATCAAGTATGTTTCGAATAACAATATTATGTTCATTGTGAGGAAGATGATGGAACAGTAGGCACCAAGTGTGCAGTTCAGAATGTAGGTGAATAGTGGGCTGGGATAAGTGTAATTAAGCCTTGGCGAGTGCAGAGAGCAGAGTGCTGGATCAGGGTTCTGGGGATGGAGGGCGATAGTCAGATAAAATGGAGAGTTTGTTAGGAGAGACAAAAAATGAGTCGTAGGACgtgcgccgcaatttcattgTAATTTATACACAATCATCACTTATCAGCACTCATCAATCATCCAGTTACTGGTATTATTTCAAGTCAAACAAAATGATTGCACGAACTGTAGTTTAGTTATCTTTTCGCCTTGGACAAACTTTTCACAACCGgagactgaaaatttttactttcaattaattcaacgaaatttaaatttgcaCAGCCGTGATCTGCTATTACGTATCGGGACTAGGAATAACCGCGGGAGTTCATCGTCTCTGGAGCCACCGAGCCTACAAGGCAACCCTCGGCTTACGAATCATGTTGATGCTAATGTACTCCGCCGCTGGCCTGGTGAGTAGCAAACAGATTTTTGGTGTAAATCGTGAAACGAACTTTAACTGTTGAATATTGATTTTGCAGTACGGTATATTTTACTGGGTCAAGGATCACAGAATCCACCACAAGTATTCCGATACCGATGCCGATCCCCACAACGTGAAGCGAGGCTTCTTCTTCTCCCACATTGGATGGCTTATGGTTGAAAGACATCCCGAATACCGTCGTCGACAAAAGGAAATCGACTTGAGCGATATCATCGCTGACCCAGTGGTCATGTTCAATAAGAAGTGAGTAGTCTCAAAATTTGGACGATTATTTCTGCTATCCGTGAGTTGGAATGAGAAAGTGTGTAGTCAAGTTGACGTATACAATTCCGACCCATGTATGCCTATAGACGTAGATTTTGTAAATGAATACGCacagaaataacaaaataaaatgaataaatcacCAAATATTCACAGATATGAGAGAGAGCTGTTCATCATATTTTGCATCGCAATTCCGGTGGCAGTACCCGTTATATTTTGGGGTGAAACGTTGCTGCATGCGATTTTGACTCAATGCTTCATACGCTTTATTTTCACACTTCATTGTACTTTGAGCGTCAACAGTGTGGCACATCTTTGGGGTTATCGCCCGTACAACAGGTACGGAATTCATGAAAAATCTCCTATAGACGTGTGAGTTAGATAGATATAATTACACaatgtttcaatatttgtgaaatattgaaattttttgttcgcaGGGTGATCAATCCGGCAGAAAACCCCATAGTTTCTTTGCTGACAGCCGGTGAAGGCTTTCACAACTATCACCACACGTTCCCCTGGGACTACAAGGCGTCCGAATGGCCATACTTGAGTTTGAATTCCACTACATTATTGATTCATGCTTTATGGAAAATTGGATGGGCGTATGATTTGCGAGAACCTTCACCCGCCCTCGTGCAAAAAGTTATCAACGAAATTGGTCATAAACCTGACGCGTCATACCTGATTCATTAACACGGTTATAACCCAACCGTTCTCCGAAATACATAGGAAATGTCGAAAATGTTGTGGCATTCGATAAAGTCTACTATAATTTCAAAGTAGATGAGTTAATCGCCTTAAGCCCATTCAAGTATTCgagtttctaaaaatttccTTCCCGGTTGGGGTAAACCATCCGCATTGTGCGCCATTTTGTATCGATTGATCGTTCCGTCGTGCGTCTCGCGTGCAATATTAAATTCCGTTTTCAGATACCGTTTTCACATTGTCTGTAGTCCCACCAGCGCCGTATTTGACATTGGTGAGTttagaaaaaacaattatttctcTCCAATAAAATCCCTCAACCAAATTCCCTTACACTTGAtgcaattgaaaaaagtaCTGTAGGCAATCGTAATGGATCAGAGACATCGTCGAATTCCATTAGTCGCGTCAATGAATGTAGTAACAGGTACATTAAATTTGAAGTGAATTATACACTCagacaaaagttttttcacgTCAAATTGAAATCTTCTCCACATCATCAACTTTTTCCGTTGCTATACAGTTGACCAGAGTCATCTTTAATTTGGAATAGAATTTTGTTTGCCTTACTTCGTTCAACACAAATAAATCAGCTCATTGATTCAACAACACAATTAATAACTATGTGCATTCTATTGAGGTATTTTTGTCAGAGGACAATCTATTACGTTGAATCTAGAAGAAgcttatatatatgtatatacgtatgtcgaaaaaatttctgtaaaaattatcttttgacattttgtgaaataaaagaaaaaaaactgtcctTACTTTGTACGCATTTTCATTTCGGACTGAACGAAGACATGTGGAATGACGCATACATTGCACAACGACTGCAAAAAATAGAATGTTCCCCATGTGAGTAaagctaacccctttgtatttttggcgaaaattttcgcgattttcaaaagtgctggaataaattaattgtggcactattccgacgtaattttgcgagagaaatcgattaggcgcagtcccgatacgctgcgatcaacgcatcgaaagttacagccaaaaaacgaaaacctgaatgttcgacatttttcagcaaatgcttttttcctcgtatcttctctcccgttgatcccacgcttcttttgctgcgttttctgagttccttggggtccaattggtcgggaaaaagtcatacgaatcaattctgagtcgaaaaattttttggtcataaaaaaagaaaggttaacccctttgtatttttggcgaaaattttcgcgattttcaaaagtgctggaataaatttattgtggcactattccgacgtaattttgcgagagaaatcgattgggcgcagtcccaatacgctgcgatcaacgcatcgaaagttacagccaaaaaacgaaaacctgaatgttcgacatttttcagcaggtgcttttttcctcgtatcttctctcccgttgatcccacgcttcttttgctgcgttttctgagttccttggggtccaattggtcgggaaagagtcatacgaatcaattctgagacgaaaaattttttggtcaaaaaaaaaggaaggttaacccctttgtatttttggcgaaaattttcgcgattttcaaaagtgctggaataaattaattgtggcactattccgacgtaattttgcgagagaaatcgattgggcgcagtcccaatacgctgcgatcaacgaatcgaaagttacagccaaaaaacgaaaacctgaatgttcgacatttttcagcaaatgcttttttcctcgtatcttctctcccgttgatcccacggttcttttgctgcgttttctgagttccttggggtccaattggtcgggaaagagtcatacgaatcaattctgagacgaaaaattttttggtcaaaaaaaaaggaaggttaacccctttgtatttttggcgaaaattttcgcgattttcaaaagtgctggaataaattaattgtggcactattccgacgtaattttgcgagagaaatcgattgggcgcagtcccaatacgctgcgatcaacgcatcgaaagttacagccaaaaaacgaagacctgaatgttcgacatttttcagcaaatgcttttttcctcgtatcttctctcccgttgatcccacgcttcttttgctgcgtttcctgagttccttggggtccaattggtcgagaaagagtcatacgaatcaattctgagacgaaaaattttttgcccaaaaaaaaaggaaggttaacccctttgtatttttggcgaaaattttcgcgattctc
Proteins encoded in this region:
- the LOC107221242 gene encoding stearoyl-CoA desaturase isoform X2 yields the protein MLADDTDALVFSKSNAVKQIASEEVRQNLVWKNIFRLGFFHVGFVFACSVYGFGLSAVPIKWLTVLWAVICYYVSGLGITAGVHRLWSHRAYKATLGLRIMLMLMYSAAGLYGIFYWVKDHRIHHKYSDTDADPHNVKRGFFFSHIGWLMVERHPEYRRRQKEIDLSDIIADPVVMFNKKVINPAENPIVSLLTAGEGFHNYHHTFPWDYKASEWPYLSLNSTTLLIHALWKIGWAYDLREPSPALVQKVINEIGHKPDASYLIH
- the LOC107221242 gene encoding acyl-CoA Delta-9 desaturase isoform X1, which produces MLADDTDALVFSKSNAVKQIASEEVRQNLVWKNIFRLGFFHVGFVFACSVYGFGLSAVPIKWLTVLWAVICYYVSGLGITAGVHRLWSHRAYKATLGLRIMLMLMYSAAGLYGIFYWVKDHRIHHKYSDTDADPHNVKRGFFFSHIGWLMVERHPEYRRRQKEIDLSDIIADPVVMFNKKYERELFIIFCIAIPVAVPVIFWGETLLHAILTQCFIRFIFTLHCTLSVNSVAHLWGYRPYNRVINPAENPIVSLLTAGEGFHNYHHTFPWDYKASEWPYLSLNSTTLLIHALWKIGWAYDLREPSPALVQKVINEIGHKPDASYLIH